A genomic window from Salvia miltiorrhiza cultivar Shanhuang (shh) chromosome 5, IMPLAD_Smil_shh, whole genome shotgun sequence includes:
- the LOC131025785 gene encoding uncharacterized protein LOC131025785, with product MRRKDLTTGERNSVVQFLLEDSHGGKPKRGRMQAAAIKFAICRRTVTRLWTAAKKQQAQGQHIHSSSGKIDKPRRKRVEIDLQLISTLELSKRSTIRRLASGISCSKSTVGRWISKGLIRAHTSAIKPDLTAPNKLLRLRFSLEAIEYDRILKVLQFKSMHNTVHIDEKWFYITKSNHRFYLTPGEAEPHRTCKSKKFITKVMFMCAVCRPLIAEDGTVLFDGKIGIFPFTEYIPAKRNSKNREAGTLEQKPIQSITKEVIKDCIINKIIPAIKVKWPQFASRVIFIQQDNAKPHIKDSDPDFRHAASSDGFDIKIVHQPPNSPDTNINDLGWFRAIQSLQIESVCTNVDTLVEAVKRSFDELSPTTLNKVFLSLQGCLTEILKVKGHNSYKIPHMGKGSLIRQGALPINLQVPHDLVNEAINYLMENGIVSGMDHLRNALGISSISLDEVEYQMGHLGIQVP from the exons atgcgGCGCAAGGATCTAACAACGGGAGAGAGAAACTCCGTAGTGCAGTTTCTGCTTGAAGACAGCCATGGTGGGAAGCCAAAAAGGGGCAGAATGCAGGCTGCCGCCATCAAGTTTGCCATTTGCCGTCGAACCGTCACTCGGTTATGGACTGCTGCAAAAAAACAACAAGCACAAGGTCAGCATATTCATAGTAGCAGTGGCAAAATCGACAAACCAAGGCGCAAGAGAGTTGAAATAGATCTTCAATTAATTTCAACATTGGAGCTAAGCAAGAGATCAACCATTCGAAGGCTAGCAAGTGGAATAAGTTGCAGCAAGAGCACAGTTGGGCGATGGATAAGCAAGGGTTTGATCAGGGCTCATACTAGTGCGATAAAGCCCGACTTAACAGCCCCTAATAAGTTGCTACGTCTAAGGTTTTCACTTGAAGCAATCGAATATGATAGAATACTCAAGGTGCTTCAATTCAAGAGTATGCATAACACGGTGCATattgatgagaaatggttttATATAACCAAGTCAAATCACAGGTTCTATTTGACACCGGGAGAGGCTGAACCACATAGGACTTGCAAAAGCAAGAAGTTCATAACCAAAGTCATGTTCATGTGCGCTGTGTGCAGGCCGTTGATAGCCGAGGATGGGACTGTACTCTTTGATGGGAAAATAGGCATTTTCCCATTCACAGAATACATACCAGCCAAGAGGAATAGCAAAAACAGGGAGGCAGGTACACTTGAGCAAAAGCCCATTCAATCAATCACGAAGGAAGTAATTAAGGACTGCATTATCAACAAG ATCATTCCTGCCATTAAGGTCAAGTGGCCACAATTTGCAAGTAGAGTGATTTTTATTCAACAAGATAACGCGAAGCCTCACATTAAAGATAGTGATCCGGATTTTAGACACGCTGCCAGCTCAGATGGCTTTGACATCAAGATTGTTCATCAACCACCCAATTCACCGGATACCAACATCAATGATCTTGGTTGGTTCAGGGCTATTCAAAGCCTACAAATTGAATCAGTTTGTACCAACGTAGATACATTAGTGGAGGCTGTGAAGAGGTCATTTGATGAACTATCTCCAACAACACTGAACAAGGTTTTTTTAAGTCTACAAGGTTGTTTGACAGAAATTCTGAAGGTAAAAGGCCACAACAGCTACAAAATACCCCATATGGGCAAAGGGTCACTTATTAGGCAAGGAGCATTACCAATCAACTTACAAGTTCCCCATGATCTAGTTAATGAAGCTATTAACTATCTCATGGAGAATGGAATTGTAAGTGGCATGGATCATCTAAGGAATGCACTTGGAATAAGTTCAATTTCCTTAGATGAAGTTGAATACCAAATGGGACATTTGGGTATTCAAGTTCCATGA